One stretch of Nitrospirota bacterium DNA includes these proteins:
- a CDS encoding Rrf2 family transcriptional regulator: MLRLSTKGQYGVRAMFEIARGYPDEPVNIKVISERQDVSPHYLEQILNRLRRSGLIRSVKGPGGGYLLTNRPEEISISEILRELEGPVAITSCLNPAEGCVRVDSCVTHLLWKALGRQIEEFLNTITLADLLSGKSYDDFTLIAGKGKGAVA, encoded by the coding sequence ATGCTCAGGTTATCGACAAAGGGTCAGTACGGCGTGAGGGCCATGTTTGAGATAGCGCGGGGGTATCCTGATGAACCCGTTAATATCAAGGTAATCTCGGAAAGGCAGGATGTCTCCCCTCATTACCTTGAGCAGATACTCAACAGGCTGCGACGTTCAGGCCTTATACGGAGTGTTAAAGGCCCCGGCGGCGGGTATCTCCTTACAAACAGACCTGAGGAGATAAGCATCTCGGAGATACTGAGGGAACTTGAAGGCCCGGTTGCCATAACCTCGTGTCTCAATCCTGCGGAGGGGTGCGTGAGGGTTGATAGCTGTGTTACCCACCTCCTGTGGAAGGCGTTGGGAAGACAGATTGAGGAATTTTTAAACACCATAACCCTTGCTGACCTCCTGAGCGGTAAGTCATATGACGATTTTACGCTTATAGCCGGAAAGGGCAAGGGTGCAGTGGCATGA
- the nifU gene encoding Fe-S cluster assembly scaffold protein NifU has protein sequence MYSKEVMDHFMNPRNVGEMPDADGVGSEGNPVCGDMMKLFIKVKDNRIVEAKFQTFGCGAAIAVSSMITEMIKGKTLEEAMSISKEQVASALGGLPPQKMHCSNLGADALRKAIDDYRQKQGKGEETSPLP, from the coding sequence ATGTATTCCAAAGAAGTGATGGATCATTTCATGAATCCAAGAAATGTGGGCGAGATGCCTGATGCAGACGGAGTGGGCTCAGAGGGCAACCCTGTCTGCGGGGACATGATGAAGCTCTTTATCAAGGTGAAAGACAACAGGATCGTGGAAGCAAAATTCCAGACATTTGGCTGCGGTGCCGCCATAGCAGTAAGCAGTATGATAACGGAGATGATAAAGGGCAAGACCCTTGAGGAAGCCATGTCTATATCAAAGGAACAGGTTGCAAGTGCCCTCGGCGGATTACCCCCGCAGAAGATGCACTGCTCCAACCTCGGCGCTGATGCGCTGAGAAAGGCGATAGATGATTACAGACAGAAACAGGGAAAAGGCGAGGAAACCTCGCCACTACCTTAA
- a CDS encoding cysteine desulfurase family protein gives MECYFDHVATTPLRPEVLDAMMPYFREEFGNPLSIYPLGTKAREAVENAREQVAGLINAKNTEIIFTSNGAEANNFALRGIAFARQHEGKHIIVTRMEHHSILNSARFLEKMGFTATYLPPDKYGLIDPEAVRKAIIDETIVISVIHASPEVGTIEPISEIASIARERNITLHTDAVASIGNIPVDVKELGVDLLSMSAHQFNGPKGAGALYLREGQRIIPLIFGGIQEGGRRAGTENVPAIAGMGRAAEISKAELPMRVENIRQLRDRLIKGIMKLEDVHFTGHPERRLPGHASFCVEYIEGEGMLLMLAAKGIYVASGSACTSKALKSSPVLLSMGVPTHVAHGSVVFTLGADNTEEQIEYALEEFPQIIKRLRELSPFSKGWGEIEEGGTCIPKK, from the coding sequence ATGGAGTGTTATTTTGATCATGTAGCAACAACCCCCTTAAGACCAGAGGTGCTGGATGCAATGATGCCCTATTTCAGGGAGGAATTTGGAAACCCGCTGAGCATTTACCCGCTTGGGACTAAAGCCAGAGAAGCGGTTGAAAATGCAAGGGAGCAGGTTGCAGGACTTATAAATGCCAAAAATACCGAGATAATATTTACATCAAACGGCGCAGAGGCCAATAATTTTGCACTCAGGGGCATTGCCTTTGCCCGCCAGCATGAGGGCAAGCATATCATAGTCACAAGGATGGAACACCACTCGATACTTAATTCCGCAAGGTTCCTTGAAAAGATGGGTTTTACGGCAACTTATCTGCCCCCTGATAAATACGGCCTGATAGACCCCGAGGCTGTCAGAAAGGCAATCATTGATGAGACAATAGTAATCTCCGTAATACATGCCAGCCCAGAGGTCGGTACGATCGAACCAATAAGTGAAATAGCCTCCATTGCAAGGGAGAGAAACATTACTCTTCACACCGATGCCGTTGCCTCAATAGGCAACATCCCCGTTGATGTAAAGGAACTCGGCGTAGACCTCCTCAGCATGTCGGCCCATCAGTTCAATGGTCCTAAAGGTGCAGGGGCCCTGTATCTCAGGGAAGGCCAGAGGATTATACCCCTTATCTTCGGCGGCATCCAGGAAGGCGGACGAAGGGCGGGAACTGAAAACGTTCCGGCAATAGCTGGTATGGGCAGGGCTGCAGAGATTTCAAAGGCTGAGTTACCCATGAGGGTTGAAAATATCAGGCAACTGAGGGACAGGCTCATCAAGGGCATCATGAAGCTTGAAGACGTCCATTTTACGGGCCATCCTGAAAGGAGGCTGCCCGGACATGCCAGTTTCTGTGTGGAGTATATAGAAGGGGAAGGAATGCTACTCATGCTTGCAGCAAAAGGGATATACGTTGCAAGCGGCTCGGCATGTACGTCAAAGGCTCTAAAATCCTCACCGGTGCTGCTCTCAATGGGAGTCCCTACACATGTAGCACATGGCTCTGTAGTCTTCACGCTCGGAGCAGACAATACGGAAGAACAGATTGAGTATGCCCTTGAGGAGTTTCCTCAGATAATCAAGAGACTACGAGAACTCTCACCCTTTTCCAAGGGGTGGGGAGAGATTGAGGAGGGTGGAACATGTATTCCAAAGAAGTGA
- a CDS encoding sulfurtransferase TusA family protein: MKKVRFVDHITPDVTTDIVYMMCPMHLLKLDEMMGKLKSGQILELLTDYDGALEDIPDWCENTGNEFIGVDETDDYFKFYIRKTGS, translated from the coding sequence ATGAAAAAGGTCAGGTTTGTAGACCATATAACACCTGATGTAACCACTGATATAGTCTACATGATGTGTCCGATGCACTTGCTCAAGCTTGATGAGATGATGGGAAAACTGAAGAGCGGGCAGATACTTGAGCTCCTCACTGACTATGACGGCGCCCTTGAAGACATACCCGATTGGTGTGAAAATACGGGGAATGAATTTATTGGTGTTGATGAGACTGATGATTACTTCAAGTTTTATATCAGAAAAACGGGCTCATAA